GCGCAGACTGGACACAGCTCCAGTGCCAGAGGAGGCAGGATGGAAAAGTTGACAGCCAATATCTAATTAtacctctcctgtttctacacAGCAGCAAAATGGTGCATTGGGAGAAAACGCTGAGCGGACAGAGAGAGGACAGCATAGAGCTGGCGTACAGTGCTCTAAAGCAAATAACAGTgtagaaaatgtaaataaaaacactgtaatAAAGAAACGGCATGCGcaaagtgcatgtgtgtgtgtgtgtgtctgtgtgtgtgtgtgtgtctgtgtgtgtgtgtgtgtgggggggggggggttcataGCGGCAGACATGCTACAATTTGATTAAACAATTAAAATTCTAAAATCAACAGtgacacaacaaaagaaaataataaactacATCATCAGCTGATACTCACAGTAGACCTGTATGGTGAAGGGCAGGGTTTCTTCTGTAGACAGGGAGTCACCACTGATGACACACTGGACCTGGTGACCATTAATCTCTCTCGTAGGAACACCAAACAGAGAGCTGACTGTGGTAGTCGTACCGTTGTTATACTGGGTGGAGTTTGTTGTCGTCCTCAGTTTGTCTCCCAAAGCACCAGTGAGCCACCTCACCTCTGCAGGAGGCTTCGAGCCAGCAGCCGTGCAGGTAGCAAATAAAACCTCTTCTGTGCCCAAAGTCGGAAGGTTGTCCTTGACGTTTGTGAAAGGAGGCACTAGGAGAGTTAGAGCACACAAATAAATCACCATGCATACAGGATGGTGAAAGTaactctgtctcacacacaaacacccagaatattttaaataaagtgttttttcaTACCAAGCAAGTTTAGAGGTATCTCAGTCTTCTGATTTCCACTGGGAAACAAGGTGAAGATGCACGTGTAGCTGCCTTCATCCTTCAGGGTAACATTGGATAACTGGAGAGTtccatttttattgttaaaattcCCGACATATTTAAATCGATCATCGTCTCCATTAACAAACTGTGGTCCATTTCTGGGTAAGATAGTTAGGAAATTATCATTGTGAGGTTTTTCTCTCGTCTTCCTCTGCCAGGTAATCTGTGTCAGGTCATCGTTGGTATCAATGACATAGCACGGTAGGATAGCAGTACCTCCTTGCTCCACTGTCACACTTCCACCAATCACCTGAAGAGCTGGAAAGTACATGAAAGATCAGATCACAGATGAAAAAGCAAAACCAAAAGAGCATCCAAGAAGATTTTCACActtaaacacttaaaacacacaatTAATTGACTGTTTATCTTGATCATTATTTTGACTTTcaacaattaaataaaagtgCCTGAGTGagaatagaaatagaaaacaaagcaaaagcagACCAAGCTCTCTCTGACCATGTGCCTGGATCTGCCAGTCAGCTGTTTTGGATTAGTCTGAATGAGTAACACTATGTCAATTACAGAAATACAGTGCTATGAAAAAGCATTTGCTGCTTTTCTGATTTCttattttgcatatttattgcagttaaatatttcagatattaaataagaataacccaaatgaagaaaaaaaatacagctttgaaatgctgattttatttattaagggaaaGAAGTTGTCCAAACCTAACTGATCATGTTTTCCCCCCAAATCTAATTATTGGTTGTGTCACTATTGGCAAcgagaactgaaattgaattgaaaataacACTGCATTATGCATTTCCTCAGGTTATTTTTGTCTGACATCTGAAATATGTAAGTGTGAGAAACATGCAAAAGAATAAGAGATCAGGGAGTGGGCAAgcgtaaaaaacaacaaacagatgTAGATGTGCAGGCAGCTGTGCAAACACAGTGAGTGAGAGTAAGAGAGGAGAGTATTTATGCTTCCAAGAGAAGAAATGAGGAGAAAGCTTATAAGAACCAAAAAGCAGAGTTAatctgtttcacacacacagacacaccgaTGAATGAATATTCCTACTATGATTATTTAGTGGCCGTAGATGGGCCTAATGGCAAAAAACATGGACATtaatttacacaaaataaaaggtCCTCAATTAATTATACTAATTTTGATATTAACAGCTACTTCATTGAAGATTTcattagaaagaaagaaattatttcatCCCCAACCATGTTCACCTCACATACTTTGTCATGATAAGGATGCATTAATTCAAACATACAATGAATTTCTGATTTTGAGGGGAACAATTGGTGGACCAGCAAACATGAGGTAGTattaagtgtttttatttcaaaatttaaaaaaagtgctAGTAAAGACAGCCTTTAGTGCTAAATTTCTGACAAGCaataaacatgaacaaaacTTGTGCTATTTACAGAAACTATATAATATAAATGATATTAGGTGCCCTTCAAATCATAAAATTTACAGGTCTTCACTTCAGGTCTTGCTTTAGTCTGCTGTAGCTTGGCATCTGTTTCCGATGTTACGTTTAACATAAAGCACACTTTAGGTATTAAGTAATCTGAATACAGGCAGTCAAAAATCATTTGACTTTCATATTACTAAAATAAGTGGACTAGCTGGATTATACTTTGCTCCAAATACTGACTTAGTAAACACACCCTTACTATTGCTTAAGTTTTCACAGCAGATTGAAAAAGAAGAATCTTAAAATTCTCATTTATTCAACTCCAGGAGACTAGAGGAttgctttctttgtgtgtgaCTTTGCTGACAGACAAACTACTGAAAggtaaatgaaaacattttgctAGTTTCCCACGTCCTTGTGTACTCAAGGTAAAACCAACAGGCCCTGGCTGTGTACTGAGCTGATAATGTAACAATGACATAATTTTGTAACATCACCCACCACAATGAAGATCTTTCGAGTTATATCTTGATTTTGTTACTACCCAGTGAATTGCTATAATCTTACCTCATGTGAAAAATCCcctcacaaaaaacaaaactcaaccatacttttttgttttattttatgaacTGTGGGTGAAGTGAGGGGGAAAATCACGCATAAGTGGGAATTTATTAGTTTATATGAACTGtcctgaaaatgaaaaagaaatagaaCTGTACATATTAAAGCTGTAGAGCTACGATCTGTACACACTCTTAATCCACCAGATATCCCATCATTTTGATTATGTTTCTACATCACCATCACCAGGACCCGCATTGGTAATGAGCAgttactttttttcattttcacgtTTCCCTGCCGTCCGTTGTGACACCTGCAAGTTTATCTCATTTCAGCCCAAGCCGATCCAAGCGTGTACAAAAAAGTTTCAACATACCGTCAGCAGCTTCTCTGGTCAGCAGGAACGCAGATATTATCACCAAACGACAGGGTATCATGGAAAACATGGAGTGGCGCTGAATTATCATAGTAATTGTCtgtgaaaacataaacaaaacatgtaACTCTATCCGCTTCATTTGGTCTTCTTTCTTGTGATTTGCtcattgctgctgctgcggctATCCACGCCCTCTGGTTCATGCAGGAAGCAAGGGTTACTTTCAAAGTCAAATGTAGGAatgccggggggggggggatactTGGTCAGATTTCAGAAACATCACATGATGTTTTACATTCTTTTCGTTGTTTTCGGAAGGTGCCGCTTGTTTTGCTATGatcacacagaaatgaaagacaTGGGATAAGCATGAGTCTAAGCCAGCTGCCGTAGGACGACAGGTCCatggtcagtgttgggaaggttacttttaaaatgtattccactacagattacagaatacatgccccaaaatgtattttgtcacgtattccgttatgttactcaatgagagtaacgtattctgaatactttggattacttaatatattatcatgcttttttacagctacatgaatgtactaatgctgtgtgatttattactattactgaaggtccgcggctccgaaccatactaaagggacctctgactaatacggcgggttcctttgttgtgtgggtcaactttgATTGCGAGAGaggcgagagacagagagaggcgttgaaaggctgctccaactgaacttattgtttcggaggaaaacaggaacacagtgtacagtcgagtcttaatagcatacacaactgggctcgtcaggcactcttatTGGCTGcagtgattattattatatttacatgcttccagctcccgtttctgctcgatgacaactcgtacttttctcctttttctccctccgtcgctcacagacacataacgggtatggcagtccattctccctgcagtacggactacactgcccatgaggctacattctttagcgCTATGCCTGttacactctgcctattgccttcacaTTAAATCATGCAGCATGAATGGTCTGACCTGCTCAAtctgctcaatcatccaggtaagaaaatccacaaaagttgattctgttcttcTTGAAGTAGTATTTTCAAGAagatgttttgtcactcatcaaAATATCATTCAAGTGACAGTGAGCACCtggatggtctttcccttttagGTGAAAaggtgctggtttcagtcattatgcaaatgcatTGTTTATACGTTTGGGGAAACTGCAGtcatctgagactgaagaagtcacttggatgagtgacgaaacgtttctcccactgaaaaccctacgtccagatgaacagaatcaaattTTGAAGATTTAGTTACCTGGACCATTGAGCCTGCATTAagatcatattttctagtctttggcttggaagttTGCTTGGAAGCAAGCATCTGGCGATGCTTCAAcctctgctttgcgtttgtgtgggagccctgtcaaaaaacctgtccattatgctagcagtgtccaagcattcttttttttatccataCCGTTCCCCCACTTTGGGTATCACTGGCATAATAGATAATGAAGTGCCATCTGCTGGTTATTTCACCTCATTACATGCTAATGAATCATTTCAGGTAAATTCATCCTGTGCATTCAAATCTTTTCCAAAAGATGGCAGATCAAGACACTTCCAAACATGCAAATATGTCAAGCTTAATGTTGGCAAAATGGACTTTAAACAAGaacaacatttttattaaaatcacaaGTACTCCTCTCAGTAGACTGAGGCGTGCTGGAGAACACTCTGTTCTCCTGCAACACTGTTTGGCAGCTGGTCTGTACaagtgttcattcatagttttgatgtcttcagtgagaatctataATGTAAATAGGCacgaaaataaagaaaaacgataaatgcaatccattgtTGCTGAATTTGGTTTCTGTCTCAAGCAAGTATACTTATACCCTGAAGTCAACACAAAACAGATGATCAGAGGGTTTCACTGAGATTACTTTGTGTGAAGACAGCAGTGAAATATTCTACTCAgccttttacattttgaaatgGAAAGCAGCTTACAGAAAACACAGTACATGACATCAAAGTGCATTTAGAGTATAAAGAGACATGGTGCtgaatgaatacatttttatagCTGTGGATCATCTTTGTAATGGTAACATGTTTTTGTGCTGGTGGTTCGAATACTAATAAGTGGGTGGAAAACAATAAAACCGCTGCAACCAGTTTTATTGCTGATGAAACCCAAATGGCAATGACAGGCAGATGGGGATATAGATGAGAACCAAGAATCTTCATCCATTTTCATCCTATTTAGTAGTCGAGTCTGGAACAGGCTCAGTCCAAGGCTTCAGTCCAAATTGCTTCCACAACTGCCAGAGACACTCCTGAGGCAGAGAATTCAGACACATTGTTTAAAGCTGTGTTTAAATTtaactgaacataaaaagactttcagtgtttctgcagattttagaaaaatatattaatttaaaTGTTCTAAGTAGTCAACACACATAATAGTAATGAAAATGATAAGTTAATACATTTATTGCTCAACTGCTCTCTCTAAAAAACAGTTACAATAACTAAAAAGAAATATCGTGCATAACTAAAGCTATAAAGTATGGCATACATAACACATACAGACATTAAGTCATTATTCGCCcccaacacacgcacacacccatCTTTTCCCACTGTTTAAACATACCTTTTGTGCTGCCTCtttattcttcttttaaatatGCTGATCACCTTCTGGAGCTTGCTGCTCTGGACATCTTCCTGGCT
This is a stretch of genomic DNA from Pelmatolapia mariae isolate MD_Pm_ZW linkage group LG16_19, Pm_UMD_F_2, whole genome shotgun sequence. It encodes these proteins:
- the LOC134646252 gene encoding poliovirus receptor-like isoform X3 — its product is MIIQRHSMFSMIPCRLVIISAFLLTREAADALQVIGGSVTVEQGGTAILPCYVIDTNDDLTQITWQRKTREKPHNDNFLTILPRNGPQFVNGDDDRFKYVGNFNNKNGTLQLSNVTLKDEGSYTCIFTLFPSGNQKTEIPLNLLVPPFTNVKDNLPTLGTEEVLFATCTAAGSKPPAEVRWLTGALGDKLRTTTNSTQYNNGTTTTVSSLFGVPTREINGHQVQCVISGDSLSTEETLPFTIQVYFPPTEVNIRAISEDSFECVTEANPNAKFNWSRSGQPLPQPGVKVEGVKLLLLSLTSDLNGLYQCEVSNTYGRKHGQLYVHVAAGACSAAWALFGLLLTLNVIGVAASYFFKSGCFQSHFL
- the LOC134646252 gene encoding poliovirus receptor-like isoform X2, which encodes MKRIELHVLFMFSQTITMIIQRHSMFSMIPCRLVIISAFLLTREAADALQVIGGSVTVEQGGTAILPCYVIDTNDDLTQITWQRKTREKPHNDNFLTILPRNGPQFVNGDDDRFKYVGNFNNKNGTLQLSNVTLKDEGSYTCIFTLFPSGNQKTEIPLNLLVPPFTNVKDNLPTLGTEEVLFATCTAAGSKPPAEVRWLTGALGDKLRTTTNSTQYNNGTTTTVSSLFGVPTREINGHQVQCVISGDSLSTEETLPFTIQVYFPPTEVNIRAISEDSFECVTEANPNAKFNWSRSGQPLPQPGVKVEGVKLLLLSLTSDLNGLYQCEVSNTYGRKHGQLYVHVAAGACSAAWALFGLLLTLNVIGVAASYFFKSGCFQR
- the LOC134646252 gene encoding poliovirus receptor-like isoform X4 is translated as MKRIELHVLFMFSQTITMIIQRHSMFSMIPCRLVIISAFLLTREAADALQVIGGSVTVEQGGTAILPCYVIDTNDDLTQITWQRKTREKPHNDNFLTILPRNGPQFVNGDDDRFKYVGNFNNKNGTLQLSNVTLKDEGSYTCIFTLFPSGNQKTEIPLNLLVPPFTNVKDNLPTLGTEEVLFATCTAAGSKPPAEVRWLTGALGDKLRTTTNSTQYNNGTTTTVSSLFGVPTREINGHQVQCVISGDSLSTEETLPFTIQVYFPPTEVNIRAISEDSFECVTEANPNAKFNWSR
- the LOC134646252 gene encoding poliovirus receptor-like isoform X1; this encodes MKRIELHVLFMFSQTITMIIQRHSMFSMIPCRLVIISAFLLTREAADALQVIGGSVTVEQGGTAILPCYVIDTNDDLTQITWQRKTREKPHNDNFLTILPRNGPQFVNGDDDRFKYVGNFNNKNGTLQLSNVTLKDEGSYTCIFTLFPSGNQKTEIPLNLLVPPFTNVKDNLPTLGTEEVLFATCTAAGSKPPAEVRWLTGALGDKLRTTTNSTQYNNGTTTTVSSLFGVPTREINGHQVQCVISGDSLSTEETLPFTIQVYFPPTEVNIRAISEDSFECVTEANPNAKFNWSRSGQPLPQPGVKVEGVKLLLLSLTSDLNGLYQCEVSNTYGRKHGQLYVHVAAGACSAAWALFGLLLTLNVIGVAASYFFKSGCFQSHFL